The proteins below come from a single Bombyx mori chromosome 7, ASM3026992v2 genomic window:
- the LOC119628745 gene encoding protein GVQW3-like yields the protein MDKIEQRAVIKFLHMEDMKGKDIYDELKNVLGECASSSATVKIWVAEFKRGRTCAQDKVRPGRPKSVTTPEMVVKVHDIVLADRRLKLSEIADTAGISKERVHHILSEELNMKKLSARWVPRWVHTIKKGFGCKTQKNVWTVFRVIRPIFYVNL from the coding sequence atggataaaattgaacaaagaGCGGTGATAAAGTTTCTTCATATGGAGGACATGAAGGGGAAAGACATCTATGACGAGTTAAAGAATGTTTTGGGTGAATGTGCTTCTTCTAGTGCCACAGTTAAAATCTGGGTGGCTGAGTTTAAGCGCGGTCGTACATGTGCCCAAGATAAAGTCCGCCCCGGACGTCCAAAAAGCGTCACGACTCCGGAAATGGTTGTGAAAGTACATGATATAGTTTTAGCAGATCGACGATTGAAGTTATCTGAAATAGCTGACACTGCAGGTATCTCAAAAGAACGGGTACATCATATCCTAAGTgaggaattaaatatgaaaaagttaTCGGCTCGTTGGGTGCCGCGTTGGGTGCACACGATCAAAAAAGGATTCGGTTGCAAAACTCAAAAGAATGTCTGGACCGTTTTCAGAGTAATAAGGCCGATTTTTTACGTCAATTTGTAA